The DNA region CGACAGCCTGCAACCGGCAACCGTTTCAGCTGATCGTGATCAGCACACGCGGCCGTGAAGCTGAATTGCGTCGGATCTATCACCGCGAATGGTTTGTGCAGCCTCCGCTGGTGATCGGGATGGTCGTTTTGCCGGAACAGGCGTGGAGCCGCCGCGATGGCGTCAATTATGCACCCGTGGACGCCGCCATCGCCATGGACCATCTCATTCTGGCAGCCGCGGATTTGGGATTAGGCACGTGCTGGATCGCCGCCTTCGATCCCCTGGCAGCCCGAGAAGTGCTGCAGCTGCCGGCAGAGGTCGAACCGATCGCCTTCACGCCGTTGGGCTATCCGGCGGACACACCCGGCGACAAGAAACGTAAACCTGTGGCTGATTTGGTTCGAAAGGAAAAATGGTGACGGCGGTGAATCTCTGGCCACATGAAGAAAACCATGTGGCGCGTTGAAACCAACCTGCCGGTGCGACTGGCGGTGATCAACATCCAGGGCGTGACTGTAAGCGACGAACGCACCGCCTTTGCGCAATTGAAGGCCTGCGCAGAGAAATATCGCGCCCGCTACGCCGACCAGCCGGTGAGTGCAGTGCCCGGCGTCGAGCACAGCCG from bacterium includes:
- a CDS encoding nitroreductase yields the protein MELRQVLQSRYSVRAYQSTPVEADKLEQVLQAAAWAPTACNRQPFQLIVISTRGREAELRRIYHREWFVQPPLVIGMVVLPEQAWSRRDGVNYAPVDAAIAMDHLILAAADLGLGTCWIAAFDPLAAREVLQLPAEVEPIAFTPLGYPADTPGDKKRKPVADLVRKEKW